In a genomic window of Rhinolophus ferrumequinum isolate MPI-CBG mRhiFer1 chromosome 2, mRhiFer1_v1.p, whole genome shotgun sequence:
- the LOC117031231 gene encoding keratin-associated protein 11-1: MPYNCSTRNFSARPIGGPCTIPVAPAATASTQEVDCLSGICLPSSFQTGSWLLEHCGQETCYEPSVCQPTCYPQTSCISGPGPMTYSRQTTCVSNPCSTPCSRPLTFVSSGSQPLGGISTVCQPVGGVSTVCQPVGGVSTVCQPVGGVSTICQPTCGVSRTYQRPGISSCRRTC; encoded by the coding sequence ATGCCCTACAACTGCTCCACAAGGAACTTCTCGGCCAGGCCTATTGGAGGACCCTGCACCATTCCCGTGGCTCCAGCTGCCACAGCTTCTACTCAGGAAGTCGACTGCTTGAGTGGCATCTGTTTGCCTAGTTCCTTCCAAActggctcctggctcctggaACACTGTGGTCAGGAGACCTGCTATGAGCCTTCTGTGTGCCAGCCAACCTGCTACCCGCAAACTTCTTGTATCTCTGGTCCTGGACCGATGACTTACTCGCGACAGACCACCTGTGTCTCCAATCCCTGCTCAACTCCCTGCAGCCGGCCACTCACCTTTGTCTCCAGTGGCTCTCAGCCCCTGGGCGGCATCTCTACTGTGTGCCAACCAGTGGGAGGAGTCTCCACTGTGTGCCAACCAGTGGGAGGAGTCTCCACTGTGTGCCAACCAGTGGGAGGTGTCTCCACCATCTGCCAGCCCACCTGTGGTGTCTCCAGGACCTACCAGCGGCCTGGCATATCCAGCTGCCGAAGAACTTGCTAA